The following are from one region of the Aspergillus chevalieri M1 DNA, chromosome 1, nearly complete sequence genome:
- a CDS encoding uncharacterized protein (COG:U;~EggNog:ENOG410PJMS;~InterPro:IPR022812,IPR027417,IPR001401,IPR000375, IPR030381,IPR020850;~PFAM:PF00350,PF01031;~go_function: GO:0003924 - GTPase activity [Evidence IEA];~go_function: GO:0005525 - GTP binding [Evidence IEA]) — MDTPSKKDWIPLDSGQVRSGLGLVSSRISERLNQVDRVRANGVGDHIALPQLAVCGDQSSGKSSVLEGISGIPFPRQDGVCTRFATEIILRHEPKDQRNTATIIPHMSRTEDEKIKLSAFRRDINDLSGLPGIIDEVARLMGVQGTNDLADAPTFAADVLRLEVVGDTGLHLTLVDLPGLISVSENEEDVQLVGDLVNSYLENSRTIILAVVPASSDVDTQSIIQRARRFDKDGLRTVGIITKPDLINDGTESRVAKLAKNADRTKLKLGFFLVKNPRPIDLEKGMTMVERRKMEAQFFANPPWNNLGLDPSRVGIDNLRVFMQDLLDRHIERELPKVRKDVSRLLNEINKELMDLGTERTSPAQIRMYLTRIATEFQDLVKAGVEGIYGSRDGFFQEINDEKECHRLRAAIHMANGKFANYMRQHGQKRKLISAEQQEDTDPEIGQILVTKEQMSSWIKKIYNSTRGRELPGNYNHALLGELFHAQSSRWGDIAREHVTTITDLVFRFVQSASAFVIKDTNARENICRHIVTILDENSKRASNELRKLLDDEAGCPITYNHYYTDNVQKARNNRSKQDLGTSLNNTINEDWNGRFHVSNSPDEISRLVASLQNHGVIVDMEERACYEAQIDLDAYYKVAMKTFVDNVCRQVIERHILAKLSTVFNPMTVSSYSDEDLFCLAAESSKLSKRRVEASQLRGALEDSLRELR; from the exons ATGGATACCCCGTCGAAAAAAGATTGGATTCCGCTGGACAGTGGTCAGGTCCGAAGCGGACTTGGCCTAGTGTCATCCAGGATATCTGAACGTCTTAATCAAGTTGACCGTGTTCGCGCCAACGGGGTTGGAGACCACATCGCGCTTCCGCAGCTGGCTGTCTGTGGTGATCAATCATCGGGAAAAAGCTCCGTCTTGGAAGGGATCAGTGGAATTCCCTTTCCTCGCCAGGATGGTGTTTGTACCCGGTTTGCCACGGAAATCATCCTTCGCCACGAGCCAAAAGATCAGCGAAACACGGCGACCATCATCCCTCACATGTCCCGCacagaagatgaaaagaTCAAGTTGAGCGCCTTTCGCCGCGACATCAACGACCTTTCGGGTTTGCCTGGCATCATCGACGAAGTTGCGAGACTTATGGGTGTGCAAGGCACCAATGACTTAGCTGACGCGCCAACATTTGCCGCTGATGTACTTCGCTTGGAGGTTGTCGGGGATACTGGTTTGCACCTGACCCTTGTTGACCTGCCTGGTCTGATCTCCGTCTCTGAAAACGAGGAAGACGTGCAGCTTGTCGGCGATCTTGTGAACTCATATTTGGAGAACTCACGGACAATTATTCTTGCTGTGGTCCCCGCAAGCAGTGACGTGGATACCCAGAGTATCATCCAACGTGCTCGTCGTTTTGACAAGGATGGGCTCCGCACTGTTGGAATTATCACCAAGCCCGATCTGATCAATGACGGTACCGAATCACGGGTTGCAAAATTGGCCAAAAATGCTGATAGGACTAAGCTGAAACTTGGATTTTTTCTTGTTAAGAATCCTAGGCCTATTGACTTGGAGAAGGGCATGACCATGGTTGAGCGTCGGAAGATGGAGGCGCAATTTTttgccaatcccccttgGAATAATCTTGGACTCGATCCTTCACGTGTCGGCATAGACAATCTTCGGGTCTTTATGCAAGACCTCCTTGACCGACACATCGAGCGCGAATTGCCCAAAGTTCGAAAGGACGTGTCTCGGCTGCTTAATGAGATCAACAAGGAACTCATGGATCTTGGGACCGAACGAACCTCGCCTGCACAGATACGCATGTACCTGACGCGCATTGCTACAGAATTCCAAGATCTCGTGAAGGCTGGAGTTGAGGGAATATATGGTAGCCGAGACGGATTCTTTCAAGAAATCAATGATGAAAAGGAATGTCATCGTCTTCGGGCCGCGATCCACATGGCAAACGGGAAATTTGCCAACTACATGAGACAGCATGGGCAAAAACGCAAATTAATTTCGGCCGAACAACAGGAAGACACTGATCCAGAGATTGGTCAGATCTTAGTGACCAAGGAGCAAATGTCGTCGTGGATCAAGAAG ATATACAACAGTACCCGTGGCCGAGAACTTCCTGGCAATTATAATCACGCATTGCTGGGTGAATTATTTCATGCGCAGTCATCTCGCTGGGGTGATATTGCTCGCGAACATGTCACTACAATCACGGACTTGGTTTTTAGATTTGTACAATCTGCTTCGGCATTTGTAATAAAAGATACAAATGCCCGGGAAAACATTTGTCGACATATTGTTACGATATTGGATGAAAATTCCAAGCGCGCATCCAATGAACTGAGAAAGTTGCTAGATGACGAAGCTGGATGTCCTATCACATACAACCATTATTACACTGATAATGTCCAAAAGGCGCGCAATAACCGTTCGAAGCAAGACCTTGGCACGTCGCTAAACAATACCATCAACGAAGACTGGAATGGTCGCTTTCATGTAAGCAACTCGCCCGACGAGATCAGTCGGCTTGTGGCGTCTCTTCAAAATCATGGTGtcattgttgatatggaggAGCGGGCGTGCTACGAAGCACAAATTGATCTGGATGCCTACTATAAG GTCGCTATGAAAACCTTTGTCGATAATGTCTGTCGCCAAGTTATCGAGAGGCACATTCTAGCTAAGCTTTCAACTGTATTCAATCCGATGACGGTCAGTAGCTATTCAGATGAAGATCTATTCTGTTTGGCTGCCGAGTCATCTAAGCTTAGTAAGCGTCGGGTTGAGGCAAGTCAACTACGAGGGGCATTAGAGGACAGCCTTCGTGAATTGCGTTGA
- a CDS encoding uncharacterized protein (COG:S;~EggNog:ENOG410QDNA;~InterPro:IPR012337,IPR036397,IPR000477,IPR002156, IPR043502;~PFAM:PF00078,PF00075;~go_function: GO:0003676 - nucleic acid binding [Evidence IEA];~go_function: GO:0004523 - RNA-DNA hybrid ribonuclease activity [Evidence IEA]) — protein MARRLSYLAEKHGLLPDTQFGGRPGRTTEQALLVLSNAIDQAWYKHGVMTLIAFDLKGAFNGVNKISLDASLRAKGIPAIARKWIASFMSERYASIGFDDFRTEVALLVNAGLAQGSPLSPILFTFFNSDLVDQPVTFRGGASAFIDDYFRWRVGRSAEENLAKIQSEDIPRIEAWAQQTGSCFAAEKTELIHITRRRSEQLQGQVVINGKTVKPSPTAKLLGVIFDHELRWKEHIQQAIKRATKVTVALAGLRHLRPEQMRQIYQACVTPVVDYASTVWHDPLRDKTHLRHLNTVQRAPLVRILSAFRTVASATLEVEAHVLPTHLRLRRRAQYTIARLHTLPRIHPIWGALLRAQRRRNNIGSYARFPLAEALKTMGLQRLDELETIDPSPLPPWRAEPFVEIEVGSDRETAVERAETTRSTSDIVVYSDASGREGHLGAAVVALDSNLETVESQQIQVGPMDRWSVHVAELIGIFYAISTVFKVAHQPSESLERRRKTATILCDSRSALQATQNPTNKSGQRIIHAILQAATEVQTKGIALRLQWVPGHCDNPGNDAADQLAKDAARPGKTHPFCPLLSRESARLHGNILNQWEQEWRSSNKGGHLRKIDSTLPATYTRRLYGSLPRN, from the coding sequence ATGGCTCGACGACTATCGTACCTCGCCGAGAAGCACGGCTTACTACCCGACACACAATTTGGAGGGCGACCGGGCAGGACCACTGAGCAAGCCCTGCTAGTCCTCTCCAACGCGATTGACCAAGCTTGGTATAAACATGGAGTAATGACACTCATCGCGTTCGATCTGAAAGGGGCCTTCAACGGAGTCAACAAAATCAGCCTGGACGCCAGCCTCCGAGCAAAGGGAATCCCAGCCATAGCTAGAAAGTGGATTGCAAGCTTTATGAGTGAACGCTACGCTAGCATAGGATTTGATGACTTCCGTACCGAGGTCGCCCTGCTAGTCAACGCAGGTCTGGCGCAGGGCTCACCCCTCTCACCCATTCTGTTCACATTCTTCAACTCCGACCTGGTCGACCAACCAGTCACCTTTCGTGGTGGCGCATCAGCGTTCATTGATGACTACTTCCGCTGGCGAGTAGGCCGCTCAGCCGAAGAGAACTTAGCCAAAATCCAGTCAGAGGATATTCCTCGCATCGAAGCGTGGGCGCAACAGACTGGCTCCTGCTTCGCAGCTGAGAAGACCGAGCTTATCCATAtcaccaggagaagaagcgagcAACTACAAGGGCAAGTAGTCATAAACGGGAAAACTGTCAAACCATCACCCACGGCGAAGCTACTGGGTGTGATCTTCGACCATGAGTTGCGGTGGAAAGAGCATATCCAGCAAGCCATCAAACGTGCCACCAAGGTAACCGTTGCTCTGGCTGGACTGCGACATCTACGCCCAGAACAGATGCGACAAATTTACCAAGCGTGCGTCACACCAGTGGTAGACTATGCGTCAACGGTCTGGCATGACCCTCTACGTGATAAAACCCACCTGCGCCACCTAAACACAGTGCAAAGGGCCCCTCTGGTTCGTATCCTGTCGGCGTTCAGGACAGTAGCGTCCGCCACTCTAGAAGTGGAAGCGCATGTCCTTCCAacacacctccgcctccgccgccgagcACAATATACCATCGCGAGACTCCACACTCTACCTCGTATTCACCCTATTTGGGGTGCGCTCCTCCGAGCTCAGAGACGAAGGAACAACATTGGAAGCTACGCTCGGTTCCCACTAGCGGAAGCTCTAAAGACTATGGGCTTACAAAGATTGGATGAACTAGAAACAATCGACCCAAGTCCACTGCCACCGTGGCGAGCTGAACCCTTCGTGGAGATTGAGGTTGGATCGGACCGAGAAACGGCCGTGGAGCGAGCTGAAACTACACGGTCCACATCGGATATTGTTGTCTACTCAGATGCCTCTGGACGCGAGGGTCACCTAGGCGCTGCCGTTGTGGCACTCGACAGCAACTTGGAGACTGTCGAATCCCAACAGATTCAAGTAGGACCAATGGACCGCTGGTCGGTTCATGTAGCGGAGCTTATTGGTATCTTCTACGCTATCAGCACAGTGTTTAAAGTTGCCCATCAGCCCTCAGAAAGCTTAGAAAGGAGACGGAAAACAGCGACAATACTGTGCGACAGCCGATCAGCCTTGCAGGCGACTCAAAATCCGACGAACAAATCTGGACAGCGGATCATCCATGCGATCCtccaggctgccacagaggTCCAAACAAAAGGAATCGCGCTGCGCCTTCAATGGGTGCCAGGGCACTGCGATAACCCTGGAAATGACGCTGCAGATCAACTGGCCAAGGATGCTGCACGCCCAGGCAAAACGCACCCCTTCTGCCCACTACTCTCGAGGGAGAGCGCGCGCCTCCACGGCAATATCCTTAATCAGTGGGAGCAGGAATGGAGGTCATCCAACAAAGGTGGTCACCTACGAAAGATCGACAGCACCCTACCAGCAACTTACACAAGGAGGCTATATGGGAGCCTGCCCAGGAACTGA
- a CDS encoding uncharacterized protein (COG:S;~EggNog:ENOG410PWZ6;~InterPro:IPR043519) has product MSQAERTDQSSGAKYFGKTSPKELKELESNAARATPKQLAKAASYLEKAFSGMKTAWFGGWALKLRGSRRETQDLDFLVLVPSVVEVRTVLAQYSWAILAFYGPAGGVQERMFIDIDEGGQVVGVDIIISGAIGTPNLSESESRESIPPSFQTPQGNRVNVIHITWQVETKLTAWFARRKDSDFLDLGFLLVTYGREIAQWSQFLDRKMREDFCVVYGSYEKNKKRFEEVKKVLSL; this is encoded by the exons ATGTCTCAAGCAGAGCGCACCGATCAATCCAGCGGAGCCAAGTACTTTGGCAAGACCTCGCCTAAGGAGCTTAAAGAGCTTGAAAGCAATGCTGCAAGGGCTACACCAAAGCAACTAGCCAAGGCCGCATCGTATCTCGAAAAAGCCTTCAGTGGCATGAAAACAGCGTGGTTTGGTGGATGGGCACTCAAGCTTCGAGGATCACGGCGAGAAACCCAAGACCTTGACTTCCTTGTCTTGGTCCCCTCCGTGGTCGAGGTTAGAACTGTCTTGGCCCAATACAGTTG GGCAATATTGGCATTCTATGGGCCTGCTGGTGGGGTTCAAGAGAGGATGTTCATTGACATTGATGAAGGGGGACAAGTTGTTGGTGTAGATATTATTATTTCTG GTGCGATAGGAACCCCCAACCTCAGCGAGTCGGAATCTCGTGAATCAATTCCTCCATCATTTCAAACCCCACAAGGGAACCGGGTGAACGTTATCCATATTACATGGCAAGTCGAGACAAAGCTTACTGCATGGTTCGCAAGAAGGAAGGACTCGGACTTTCTTGATCTAGGTTTTCTCTTGGTTACATATGGTCGTGAAATCGCGCAGTGGAGTCAATTCTTGGATCGAAAGATGCGGGAAGATTTCTGTGTGGTCTACGGCTCTTAtgaaaagaacaaaaaaaggTTTGAAGAAGTAAAGAAGGTGCTTTCTTTGTAA
- a CDS encoding uncharacterized protein (COG:S;~EggNog:ENOG410PUCX): protein MSWLKLHPLSSLNTASQAGSDSDDKTNESGNCSDAESTYSNECASNHGYGTDDTLAVTQVLEQHGIPCCLVGIAALVFYGAGRVRDDWEICVPTELVGQAAELLQSEPYATHYRLVKPWPYYSPCSLIHTYHRFKSRGINHYFFLVPSIDMHIDCDPSNFTRSPRGLPYPKLDVFIQSCLDTCDMLQLCDVIDGTNVSEEWGENNLDLEGTNDVEWAEEKNKRGEEFGGKWAHAVFAWEGRKNKREMWQSLVCTKEDRLDWTKPKDVFITQYRVIGAPDPWTELSDMS from the exons ATGAGTTGGCTAAAACTTCATCCCCTGTCTTCTCTGAATACTGCTTCGCAGGCCGGGTCGGATAGTGACGACAAAACCAATGAATCCGGAAACTGCTCAGACGCCGAGTCCACATACAGCAACGAATGCGCGTCTAACCATGGATATGGCACGGATGATACTCTTGCTGTTACTCAGGTGTTGGAACAGCATGGTATTCCTTGCTGTCTGGTTGGTATAGCTGCCCTCGTTTTCTACGGCGCTGGCAGAGTTCGTGAT GACTGGGAAATTTGCGTTCCAACAGAGCTCGTGGGCCAGGCAGCAGAGCTACTACAATCAGAACCATATGCAACACACTATCGCCTAGTCAAACCGTGGCCCTATTACAGTCCCTGCTCTCTAATCCACACATACCACCGGTTCAAAAGCAGAGGGATTAATCATTACTTCTTCCTTGTTCCTTCGATCGACATGCATATTGACTGTGACCCTTCCAACTTCACACGCAGTCCCAGAGGGTTGCCGTATCCCAAGCTGGATGTCTTTATTCAAAGCTGTTTAGACACCTGTGACATGCTTCAGCTTTGCGATGTTATAGATGGTACCAATGTTTCAGAGGAATGGGGCGAGAATAACCTTGACCTTGAGGGTACTAACGATGTAGAATGGGccgaagaaaagaataagAGGGGAGAGGAGTTTGGCGGAAAGTGGGCCCATGCTGTGTTTGCCTGGGAAGGACGGAAAAACAAACGGGAGATGTGGCAGTCGTTGGTGTGCACCAAGGAGGACAGGTTGGACTGGACAAAACCAAAGGATGTCTTTATAACTCAATATCGTGTTATAGGCGCGCCTGATCCCTGGACAGAGCTATCTGACATGTCTTAA